The following proteins are encoded in a genomic region of Alistipes shahii WAL 8301:
- a CDS encoding DUF3408 domain-containing protein — translation MDSLKEKDNPAPNPAKRPRIEVDEELMRQMIAGQAPLDSKVVRRIPEPEEEDTDTPEGNTSETVSGASAPTAEKTDVDIQTTTGKESAGFWRKKIALPDFERTFFAPVDCRNRSAIYVSARTKHKVSEILHLLGNESTRLTALVDNMLRFVMDIYRDELNYLHEKKNKRRPF, via the coding sequence ATGGATTCATTAAAGGAAAAAGACAACCCCGCACCCAATCCTGCTAAGCGTCCCCGTATCGAAGTCGACGAGGAGCTGATGCGTCAGATGATCGCCGGACAGGCCCCTTTGGATTCGAAAGTCGTCCGCAGGATTCCCGAACCGGAAGAGGAAGATACGGACACTCCCGAGGGAAACACATCGGAAACGGTATCCGGAGCATCGGCACCGACTGCTGAGAAAACAGACGTCGACATCCAAACGACTACTGGAAAGGAGTCGGCCGGATTCTGGCGTAAAAAGATCGCGCTGCCGGATTTCGAACGCACGTTCTTCGCGCCGGTGGATTGCCGTAACCGCTCGGCAATCTATGTCAGCGCCCGAACCAAGCACAAAGTATCGGAAATACTCCACCTGTTAGGGAATGAGAGTACAAGGCTTACGGCATTGGTCGACAATATGCTGCGGTTCGTCATGGACATTTACCGCGACGAGCTGAATTATCTCCATGAAAAGAAAAATAAAAGACGGCCGTTTTGA